The nucleotide sequence GCAAAAAAATCCGACAATATTTTGTCATAAAATAGCAGCTCGAGCAGaaatttcacaaacaaaatCGTGCTAGATTGAGGGACATGTTGacatttattttgtatatacTTATTCGTCCATCCGTCATCTCTCCATCCGTCAATTTATTtcccgtccgtccgtccgtccgtccgtccgtccgtccgtccgtccgtccgtccgtccgtccgtccgtccgtccgtccgtccgtccgtccgtccgtccgtccgtccgtccgtccgtccgtccgtccgtccgtccgtccgtccgtccgtccgtccgtccgtccgtccgtccgtccgtccgtccgtccgtccgtccgtccgtccgtccgtccgtccgtccgtccgtccgtgcATTTGTCCGCTCGCCCGTCGGATACCATTAAATAGTCACTAAACTGATGCGGGTTTTGCATGTTCATTCAGTATAATAAACTTACGTCATTATCGGTACATGTAAGCTTTGTTGTTTTCCCAATCTTATTTTGATacatattatcttttttttcagtGTCTATCAATGCCATGCCACCTCCGTCGGGTTACCCGCTTTTCTACGTCATGTCTCATTATCCGGAAACTGGTCGCTCTACGCCTATTTACGTGTACGCGTTGACCCGATTTCAACTTGGCGATAGTGATACAGTGGATATCTCAATCACAAAGGACGGAGGGCTACCTACCAATGCATTGCAGACTGGTTCGATCATTGACAATCAAGGAGACTTTTACGGATGTTTCCTTCGGGTAGATGAGTTGAACCGCCGACGAGGAATGCGGTATGGGCAATATCGAGGACATTTGAATTTTGCCGACGGAATAAGTGAATTCACTGGTTACAcatttgtaaaaccaaaatcagGTGACTATTATTTAAgtgatttcagtttttttttcttctttttttttggagggggggggggggaaactgACAGTTTACGTATTGAttcttgaaattgaaaattatcCAGTTTCATGTAACTTGTTGAACTGTAAACAGTGCACAGTACATGCACTGAATTACCCTGATCTTGTGttagatttttttatttttaatgattCCCTTTCCAATGGGACTCATGACACAGACTTGAGTTGGCATCATGACATCATAACACGGTTTACATTCTTAAATGTCAACCTATTGTACTTGAGAGTGGATCAAAGTGTTTCGTTTTCTTCGTGCAAAGGGTCTATCTTGGAAAAAGatttctttaaaaagaaaagtatcATTTCTTTGGCAATATTCAAAGCTTACAATATTACTTTGAAAGGAACTTTCTTATAATATTTGAATGTATTTCCCTTGTTTTTAATGAGGTTGTTTTGTGGGTAGGTTTCTTTCATATTAACCAGGTTTGAGCAAGTATTGATATGTTATCACCGATGTAGTCAATAATAACGTAGAAATCTGCTTGAtttttcctccttttctttAAAGTCATGCCCTGCAAAATATTGATTTACGGATTAATTACATAATATGCTACAACGTTATAGTTCTACCGATTCGTGCATACAAGGATCCCCAAAGTAACTGCGAAACTTTCACAGTTGAGTTAACCAAATACATTTTAGTGACATTATGGCCAAAAGGGTATGTTtgttaacttttcttttgttcatgacCGTCGTATGGAATGTAAAATATGAAGAtttactacataactatgatcTTTGTTGCAATGTGTGTATTCTCACAGAGGAGGTTGGGCGTGCGGGCGCGcccgtgcgtttgttttgctatctgaccgaggacttgaacaaaagaattccaggtcctcgggttgtgatttctaaagaatcaccacgtcctcggaagaattctattttatggggtattgttaaggtgagggtacgtggatttgaacaattaaaaatacaatggggtcctcggtatgaatgtaatacaaacatgtgtgtgtgtgcgcgaGTGCCTGTGcgtgtgtgtacatgttttgTAATCTGTCTGAGGActttgaacaaaggaattccaaTTCCTCAGAcatcatttcaaaagaatcaCCTTCAAGTTTCACGTTTCAAGTCTCGTCCCTCATAAGTATTCTACTTTTCGGGGGTATTGTTAAAGTCAGGGTAcaatgaacaatgaacaatggcaaaaacaatggggtcctcatTCTGTATGTAAAATACACCtgcgtgtgtgtgggtgtttgcACGTTCTGTCTTAAGGGCACTTCCTCATTCATTTGGATGACTAGATCAGATGCCGGGCCTGTAAGTATTAATTTCTTTTGTCCGCCTTCCATCGCCAGTCGGAGGAAAATGGTTTAGTCTGGGGATTTCTTACGTTCAGAAGGGAACTATTTAAACCACTCGTCTGTTATATACACCATtatcaacctcacacaaaaatcGTAGTTTAAGTGTGCCTTAGattacacttttttttaaatctaaacgcctatattttttttcaggtgGAGTATCCCCCTATGATAGTCGACTTCAGCGACCCCCTAGGCACATCCTTCATCCACCTCTTTCTTTTCCATAAAGCTTCCTGGCCCTCTGACCTAAAACAGTCTGTGTGAATCTAGAATCTACCAAAcagcaccaccccccccctccccacccatccAGTTTTGAATTCATATGCACGTTACCGTATCGATTCCCTCGTTAATAAAGGAATTTGGGATTtgattttatgtttactgtcCATGAATTATACATGTCATGTATTACACTTAGATAATCTTTGACTGCATTTCAGCTGTACTCGACACACGAGGTGTACGGACGGTTACCATATACCCTAAGTCAACGACATCTAGCGATCTGAAGAAGGAGGTATCCATTGGTGTTCGCTGGTCACCTGGATGTAGAAAGATTGTTTGGAGTAAGGGAAAAGCGAGAAATATAAACACTGGGCCGAGACTGATCCTTAAAACTACTGACGACGCTGGTCTCTACACCATACAAAGACCGCGACGGGGTGGTAGAGGTTTTTCTGTCCAAATTCTAGTCATTGCTGCAAGTAAGTACTGTGCCATAATATGATAAGGGTCCAGGGACCACGCAACGCAAAACAGAGAATTCGAAGAAGATCAGTTTCAGATTATTTGCTAAACACTCTTCACTGCTGTTTAATGGAATTGGTCTAATGTAGGTTGACGTAAAGACGCTTGCATACGTTTcgaattaagtttttttttttttgcattgtttGTATCCAGAATACCTCTTTCTATTTAATAATATGTGAGGCTTAATTACTGAACAATGAATTCGAACAACTAATAATTTAAACACATAACGTacacacacccatatatatatatatatatatatatatatatatatatatatatatatatatatatatatatatatatatatatatatatacaatgattgtacaatcataacacttgggtaatacgcccttaatgacagttattcaaagccaatttatacgctttaacacaccagtagaatcactgtggtcgagtgatacggacttcggttcgtgacacgaagatccgtggttcgattcctaccttcgcctgatgagtcccaaaaggacgaaaccggtcgtgaagtggaatttttctggtgtgttattctttattgatttatctagatatatatatatatatatatatatacatagatagatggacggacggacggacatACAGACAGATATACAGAGGTTAAATTAAGCAAATTATACCTAAAGTTCAGTTCAAATATAACCACTTAAAATATAACTTATATATTGGGGTTGCTTTTGAATGACGTTTAAccagattttttttatactttccTTAAAGCTTGTCCAGCGAATTATTATTACGATACTGGAAAATGTACTGAGTCTAAAAAAGAGTGCCAAAATGGCGGTGTTCTTAGCGACAACTTCGACTTATGCATCTGTCCTCCTTTCTTGACTGGTGGATTGTGCGACTGTGGTAAgttaaaatatattatgtatgcgtgtatgtgtgtgtgttgattTGTGTGTAGTATGTAGGCTATGCATAATTGATTACAGATGATGCGTGTCTAAGAATAGCCCAATTTATCTCCGGAAAAGagctattaaaacaaaacactgTCCAACATATTACGTCCGCTCTTATAGCTGTATACAATAGCGTACCTCTAAATTGGTTCAATCTTTATTTTCCAACAATCTGTAGCTCTTGACCCTACCGGTGAACAACTTTATCTAAATTACGAAGAAACTTTGACATGTGAAGATCTGCCAGGTGGCGACCCAAAGTGCAAAGGTAATTTAGTTTGCTTTGGAGACAACTACGGATGCAAGTGTTCATCTGGCTGGTGGGGAAACGCGTGTGATCGAGGTACGTACTTCTTAATTAAGTCAGATTAAGGGGGAAAAATTGTCTAAACATATACATGCATGGGGACCTATAAATAATTCATATAAAGataacttgaaacttgaaaccTCAAAAAGAACCAGGTCTCGCAGATTCTGTCGCAAAGAGATACATACCTCATGATGCAACACCACCAAAAGTGCAGTTGTTGCCATTGAGTGCCAACTCTAGGTAGGAGAAACAAACTTACTTTCCAAAGGTCTAAATTTTTGCCCTAAGCCAGTGCAAGTTAACGCtcagaaactttctcttgacTTAAATATGTTCTATCGACACTTACGTCTCCGTGACTTTTTTGCCGACAgaaatggcaataacaccacgCAACAAATCAACAACTTGCATTCCAATTTTAAGCCAAAAAGCTCGTGGAATCCGCCCAAGTCCCATTGTGCGCCTCTTGAATAATTTATTTCGGAAATTAAAGAGAATGTAAAACACAGACCTCTGGCCCAGGCTTCcgcgacaatctcaacaaaactgagagacaggccTTCCATGAACTCCGGAAgcgcgatgacattgtcatcacgccagccgacaagggttctgcaattgtcgctatgggcaaacaattctacagagaggaagccaacagactactcggcaaccctcaacactacaaGCTCCTGGATTCTGATCCTgctcaagaaatcacacaaaacgtgaaaagagtcatccaaaagagagtctctaacggttccattgaccgcaagttaggccaaaacctccttgaaaacgacccaaaacctggtcgcttttatttttggcctaaaattcacaaagaaggcaatcccgggaggcccataatatcgggtaatggtaCAGCGACTaataaaatttccaaattcgtggatcttCTCATCCAACTTCTTGTTTAGTCCCTACCGTCCTATttgcaggacactacggatttcatccggaaaattggggacATAAACAATCTTCCCCTATCGactctgttatatatatatatatatatgtactactATCTACTATCAGCATACTATCATACTATCAGCGTCCATATGATCTAcctggttagggtgtccgcatgtAAAGCGAGAGGCgttggttcgaatcccggtggaggc is from Apostichopus japonicus isolate 1M-3 chromosome 16, ASM3797524v1, whole genome shotgun sequence and encodes:
- the LOC139982349 gene encoding uncharacterized protein, whose protein sequence is MAVHLKTINYCGLFVFLMYVSINAMPPPSGYPLFYVMSHYPETGRSTPIYVYALTRFQLGDSDTVDISITKDGGLPTNALQTGSIIDNQGDFYGCFLRVDELNRRRGMRYGQYRGHLNFADGISEFTGYTFVKPKSAVLDTRGVRTVTIYPKSTTSSDLKKEVSIGVRWSPGCRKIVWSKGKARNINTGPRLILKTTDDAGLYTIQRPRRGGRGFSVQILVIAATCPANYYYDTGKCTESKKECQNGGVLSDNFDLCICPPFLTGGLCDCALDPTGEQLYLNYEETLTCEDLPGGDPKCKGNLVCFGDNYGCKCSSGWWGNACDRACPKGKWGASCEQNCPDNESDCNRFYGPSSNLKVCRRIP